The window GCAGCGCCGTCATCGAGCGCGCCTCCGACGTCCACGACCGGCTGACCGCACTCGTCCTGCACGGCGGCGACGTGCACGACGTCTCTGCGGCCGTCGCGGAGAGCCTCGGCGGGAAGGTCACTTTCCTGGAGGCTGGCCAGTTCCCCACGGCCGCCGTCGACCGCTCCCGCGCCGTACGCCACGAGGACGGCTGGTACGCCGCCGTCTCCGCAGGCGGCGAACTCCTCGGAGCCCTGGTCCTGCACGGACACCCCGAGCTCGACCCGGTCGACCAGCGCACCTTGGAACGGGCGGCCATGGTCACCTCACTCCTGCAACTCGCAAGCCGCCAGGCAGGCGAGGCCGAACAGCGGGTACGGGGCGAGCTGCTCGACGACCTCCTCGACGCGCCCGGCCGCGACCTGCGCCTGCTGAGGGAGCGAGCCGCACGCTTGCGCGCGGATCTGGATACGCCGCATGTGGTCCTGGCGGCGAGGGTGGTGGAGGGCACGGCGGATGCCGCGCGCGGCTGTGCCCTGAGTGAACTGAGTCCGGCGAATGCGCTGGGCCCGGGGAACTCAGCGTGTCCGGCGAGTCCGGCGGAGGAAGGAGAACAGGCAGACGACGGGCCCGCGACCACATGGCCCCCACCCGCGGACCACCGGCAACGGCTATGGTCCGCGGCGTCCCACCTGGCGGCGACCCGGCAGGGCCTGGCCGCGGCCCGAGACGGGGGCACGGTGCTGCTGTTGCCGCACGACGGGCGGCACAGCCCGTCCGAAGCGGCCCGCCGCGCCGCCCGCCAGCTGGGTGCCGCGGTCCCCGGCGGCGTCACGGTGGGCGCCTCCGCGCCCGTACCCGCTCCGGGGGCCGACCCCGCAGCCGTGGCCGGCGCCTACGCCGAGGCGAGGCGCTGCCTCGACGTGCTGCACGTACTCGGCCGGGACGGAGAAGGCGCGGCGTCAGACGACTTCGGCTTTGTAGGGCTGCTGCTCGCCGGGGCGGGAGACGAGGGCGGGGGAGGGGACCGTATCGGCCGGTTCGTGGCCCGCACCATCGGGCCCGTCGTCGACTACGACACGCGGCGCGGCACGGCGCTCGTCCCCACCCTGGACGCGTACTTCGCCGCCGGCATGAGCCCGGCCCGAACGAAGGACGCCCTGCACGTGCACGTCAACACCGTCGCCCAGCGTCTGGACCGCGTCGGCCGTCTGCTGGGGCCGGACTGGCAGACGCCCGCCCGGTCCCTGGAGATCCAGCTGGCGCTGCGGCTGCACCGTCTCGCGGCCCCGCCGCCGTCGGATCCGCGAGCGGGCCGTCGAGGTCACGGTGACGCGTCTCAGGCGCGAGACCGACCGCGACCAGAGTGAGCACGACGGCGGCGATCACGTACAAGGCGACCGGCGTGCCGCTGTCGTACTCCGCAATCAGCGCCGTGGCGATCAGGGGCGCCGGCGCGCCGGCGGCCACGGACGCGAACTGCGCGCCGATCGAGGCACCCGAGTACCGCATCCGGGTAGCGAACATCTCCGAAAAGAAGGCCGCTTGGGGAGCGTACATCCCTCCATGAAGCACCAGCCCGACCGTGACAGCCACGAGCCCGCCGAAACTCCCGGAGTCCACGAGCGCGAAGAACGGAAAAGCCCAGAGCCCCACGCCCGCGGCTCCGATCAGATACACGGGTCGCCGCCCGATCCGGTCCGAGAGGGCGCCCCAGGCCGGGATGGCCGCGAAGTGTACGGCGGAGCCGATGAGCACGGCGTCGAGGGCGGTCTGCTTGGACAGCTGGGTGTGCTCGGTGGCGTAGACGAGGATGAAGGCGGTGATGACGTAGTAGCTGATGTTCTCCGCCATACGGGCACCCATGGCGACCAGGACGTCGCGCCAGTGGTCCCGCAGCACCGCAACGAGCGGCGGCTTCTCCGGCTCACCCGTCGAGGCCCGCGCGAGGGCGGCCTTGAACACCGGCGACTCGTCGACCGACAGCCGGATCCACAACCCCACGATCACCAGCAGCCCCGACAACAAAAACGGCACCCGCCAGCCCCACGACAAAAACGCCGCATCGGACAACAGCGCCGTCAGCGCGGACAGTACCCCGCTGGCGAGCAACTGCCCGGCAGGAGCCCCAGTCTGCGGCCAAGCAGCCCAGAACCCCCGCCGCCGAGCATCCCCATGCTCGGACACCAACAACACGGCCCCACCCCACTCCCCACCCAGCGCAAACCCCTGCACGAGCCGGAGCAGAGTCAGCAGCACGGGCGCCAGCGACCCGACGGCAGCATGGGTAGGCAACACCCCAATGGCACACGTAGCACCCCCCATCATCACCAGACTCACCACAAGCAACCGCTTCCGCCCCAGCCGGTCCCCGAAATGCCCGAACACCAACGCCCCAACAGGCCGCGCAACGAAGCCGACGGCGTAGGTGAGAAAGGAAAGCAGAGTCCCGACGAGCGGATCGGACCCGGGAAAGAAGAGCTTGTTGAAGACGAGCGCAGCGGCGGATCCGTAGAGGAAGAAGTCGTACCACTCGATGGTGGTCCCGATGAGGCTTGCGACGACGATCTTGGGGAGGGAGTTGGGGGTGGGTGTGGGTGGTGCGGGGGTGGCCATGGTCATCACTTCCGGGTGGGGGAGGGTGCGTCATTGCGTCGCCATACCGTAGGAAGTAGCAGGTGGGGGGCCTATGTTGTGAGGATCCATAGTTCGGGGCCGGGATGTGAGGGCGGCCGCCATGCCGAGGTGCGAGGGGTGACGTCAGGAGCCCAACTCGTATTAGAAAATCCGAGAGAGCTCAAGAAATCGATTGCCCTGATTTGAGATCATTTGTTGATGCGGTGCTGACTCCCGTGCTGATTTCGTGCTGACTAAAATCGCACGTCAGCACCCCTGCGAGCCTCTCCCGTGCTGACTTTGTGCTGACTACGGAGCGTTGAACTTCGACATTTGGCTACAGGTCGGGCGGTGCGGAGGGTGTGCCGACCGGACGGTCGCGAGGGTCCCCAGGGGGTCCGCTCTGGAAGATCGTCAGCGGCACACGTGGCGTCCTGGAAACAATCGTGAGTCCGCCGCCGTTGCGGCAGACGGGAGCGAGGAGGAGCAGGGTGTCGGGTGGTCTGAGGCTGTTCAGTATCGGTGACGAGGGCGTGGCGGAGATCACCGCCCGCGGTGCGGTGCGTGAGCGTCATCTGCAGGATCTGGTCGAGGCGAACATGGAGGCGTTGCCAGGGGTGCGCTTCCTGGCGAGCGAGTACAGCACCGGTGCCCGGCACCGCGGACGGATCGACTCTCTCGGCCTTGATGAGAACGGCGCTCCGGTGATCGTCGAGTACAAGCGTGAGCGGGGCGCCAACGTCATCAGCCAGGGACTGTTCTATCTCTCCTGGCTGGTCGATCACCGGGGTGAGTTCCAGCTCCTGGTCCGCGAGCGCCTCGGGAAGGAGGCCGCCTCCCAGGTGCTGTGGTCCGCCCCGCGCGTGATCTGCATCGCGGAGAACTTCACCCGCTACGACCTCCACGCCGTCCATGAAATGGGCCGCACCATCGACCTGGTCACCTACCGCTGCTTCAGCGACAGCCTCCTCACCCTGGAAACCGTCGCCTCCGTCCAGGAACCCGGCACCGCCCGCCGCACAGCCCAACAGCCGGCCAGACCCGCCGCACCCACAAGCGGGGAGTCGGCAGAGGGATCGCTGGCGGCGCTGCGGGAAGCCTTGCACGACACGCTGCTCGCGCTCGGGGAGGACACCCAGCAGGTGGAGCGCCAGACCTACGACGCCTACCGGCGCCTGCGGAACTTCGCCTGTGTGGTGAACACCCGCCGGGATGCGATCGTGATGTACCTCAAGGCTGGCCCGGACGAGTTCGACCTCGTCGACGGCTTCAGTCGCGATGTCCGCGGGATCGGTCACCACGGCACCGGCGACCTGGAGGTCCGCCTGCGCTCCAGGGCGGACCTGCAGCGGGCTGACGAGATGGTGCCGCCGGTGGTGGTGGGCGGCCTCAGGGCTCCACGCATCCTGGTCCTAGGCGCAGCCCGAACGATCGGTGGTCGCGCTCAGGTGGTTCCGATCAGCTGCCGTGGCGCAATTTGCCAGAAGCAACCTTTTGGAGAAGTCGCTCGTGCGTCCTGAGTATGAAGGTGGAGTCGTAACCTTGCTTCAGGCCCCCGGTGGTCAGGGCCTGGCCAG is drawn from Streptomyces roseifaciens and contains these coding sequences:
- a CDS encoding DUF5655 domain-containing protein yields the protein MSGGLRLFSIGDEGVAEITARGAVRERHLQDLVEANMEALPGVRFLASEYSTGARHRGRIDSLGLDENGAPVIVEYKRERGANVISQGLFYLSWLVDHRGEFQLLVRERLGKEAASQVLWSAPRVICIAENFTRYDLHAVHEMGRTIDLVTYRCFSDSLLTLETVASVQEPGTARRTAQQPARPAAPTSGESAEGSLAALREALHDTLLALGEDTQQVERQTYDAYRRLRNFACVVNTRRDAIVMYLKAGPDEFDLVDGFSRDVRGIGHHGTGDLEVRLRSRADLQRADEMVPPVVVGGLRAPRILVLGAARTIGGRAQVVPISCRGAICQKQPFGEVARAS
- a CDS encoding GAF domain-containing protein is translated as MSDDHTETPYLALLARGAPAGEYERPVLRARADGAPPDRLAALERAKHLALRVRAELEDRRRREAELSALFATAHDLAGLRDLDAVLQAIVQRARSLLSTDVAYLTLHDQAAGDTYMRVTDGSVSARFQQLRLGMGEGLGGLVAQTARPYVTDDYFDDPRFQHTRAIDSGVRDEGLVAILGVPLKLGSHVIGVLFAADRRARAFERGQTALLASFAAHAAVAIDTANLLAETRSALAGLEAANEIIRDRSAVIERASDVHDRLTALVLHGGDVHDVSAAVAESLGGKVTFLEAGQFPTAAVDRSRAVRHEDGWYAAVSAGGELLGALVLHGHPELDPVDQRTLERAAMVTSLLQLASRQAGEAEQRVRGELLDDLLDAPGRDLRLLRERAARLRADLDTPHVVLAARVVEGTADAARGCALSELSPANALGPGNSACPASPAEEGEQADDGPATTWPPPADHRQRLWSAASHLAATRQGLAAARDGGTVLLLPHDGRHSPSEAARRAARQLGAAVPGGVTVGASAPVPAPGADPAAVAGAYAEARRCLDVLHVLGRDGEGAASDDFGFVGLLLAGAGDEGGGGDRIGRFVARTIGPVVDYDTRRGTALVPTLDAYFAAGMSPARTKDALHVHVNTVAQRLDRVGRLLGPDWQTPARSLEIQLALRLHRLAAPPPSDPRAGRRGHGDASQARDRPRPE